One segment of Ipomoea triloba cultivar NCNSP0323 chromosome 12, ASM357664v1 DNA contains the following:
- the LOC115999414 gene encoding zinc finger CCCH domain-containing protein 39-like: MSFPDPPPPILLNQEQSELNPQFDHAPPFKRRRNSENNQLSSASFPPMNPRVNLPNVPGKGSGHIFYKTRLCAKFLEGKCRNGEHCTFAHGADDLREPPPNWQDLVREKDRVAGSWNDDQKIIPRVKICKFYNGEECPYGENCNFLHERPPKFKSDMVKDHMESSAISIATTNSITARRSGSDQLESHKHASVDLDIHRPKLAFWKTRLCSKYEITGQCPFGERCHYAHGKSELQAFSGRSDTGEATNFPTVPIEPLSIAAGDSFCRANQVAWKDEPGGKKFHIWKLTKKISGIYADWIDEANPPHLLYDSEILR; this comes from the exons ATGAGCTTTCCTGATCCTCCTCCACCAATACTACTGAACCAAGAACAGTCTGAGTTGAATCCTCAGTTTGATCATGCACCGCCATTTAAAAGACGGAGGAATTCAGAAAACAACCAACTGAGTTCAGCCTCTTTCCCACCTATGAATCCGAGGGTTAATTTGCCAAATGTTCCGGGAAAAGGATCCGGCCATATATTTTATAAGACACGCCTGTGTGCAAAGTTTTTGGAAGGGAAGTGTAGGAATGGTGAGCATTGCACATTTGCTCATGGTGCTGATGATCTGCGAGAGCCTCCTCCCAATTGGCAGGATCTCGTCCGTGAAAAGGACAGAGTTGCAGGTAGTTGGAATGATGATCAGAAGATAATACCGAGGGTGAAAATTTGCAAGTTTTACAATGGTGAGGAGTGTCCGTATGGAGAAAACTGTAATTTTCTTCATGAACGCCCACCAAAATTTAAGAGTGATATGGTGAAAGATCATATGGAAAGTTCTGCAATAAGCATAGCAACTACAAATTCTATCACGGCAAGGCGAAGTGGTTCTGATCAGCTTGAGAGTCACAAGCATGCAAGTGTTGATCTAGACATTCATCGACCTAAACTTGCGTTTTGGAAAACAAGGCTATGTAGCAAATATGAGATCACGGGCCAATGTCCCTTTGGAGAGAGGTGCCACTATGCTCATGGAAAATCAG AGTTGCAGGCATTCAGTGGCAGAAGTGACACTGGGGAAGCAACAAACTTTCCCACCGTTCCAATCGAGCCTCTCTCTATTGCCGCAGGCGATTCATTTTGCCGCGCTAATCAAGTGGCTTGGAAAGATGAGCCAGGGGGCAAGAAGTTTCATATATGGAAGTTGACAAAGAAAATCAGTGGAATTTATGCTGATTGGATTGATGAAGCAAATCCACCTCACCTTTTGTATGATTCTGAGATTCTGAGATAG